The proteins below come from a single Panicum hallii strain FIL2 chromosome 7, PHallii_v3.1, whole genome shotgun sequence genomic window:
- the LOC112900098 gene encoding pentatricopeptide repeat-containing protein At1g64580-like, giving the protein MPAGAWPAAATFAPLSTAVRAAMRTLGGLLPRAHRPHSTTTTTSDAAASSPSSHTLHDYNCLLAAFARDGDGDAALRVLRRMRLSSPACAPTAVSYTSAMSALAKAGRPADAASLFDDMLANGVAPDRAAFSLLLHVYSSHLHLPAAAHSVLLWMSGLGLPPTPIDYTDLIFSYCRAGRLADALQLLDEMRALNYPLTPHTYAPILKAFCDNADIQGADAIISSMRCSGCLPDVVIYNIYIQGLCKMGDFDAVELVIDQSGRNGWVPDAVTYSTYIAGLCRFGCIEEAFRLLEIMVAKGLQLTVVGLNILLDHVAQDLDMWAGKEVLERCQELGFVVDVVTYNTVMDHFSKKGKWLRVLKLFTDLLKKPITPNVQTYNILISCLCRAGKFQFAKFVFSSKGFVSDTVTCNILIHEFYEAGKEDELVFLFADMNAGKIAPDTITYNTLVDCLFRSGRRLEAANFVRHIDDGYPTEPVAHLTYWLVRSGNTREALKLFDDIQIKGLVLDSRIFANAIKGFCRKGPTECSDMSQLCSVLDRMLAIG; this is encoded by the coding sequence ATGCCCGCCGGCGCATGGCCGGCCGCAGCCACCTTCGCTCCGCTCTCCACCGCGGTGCGCGCGGCGATGCGCACGCTCGGCggcctcctcccccgcgcccaCCGCCCGCACTCCACCACCACGACGACCTCagacgccgccgcctcctctccGTCTTCGCACACCCTCCACGACTACAACTGCCTCCTGGCCGCGTTCGCgcgggacggcgacggcgacgcggcTCTCCGCGTGCTCCGACGCATGCGCCTCTCCTCCCCCGCCTGCGCGCCCACCGCCGTCTCCTACACCTCCGCCATGTCCGCGCTCGCCAAGGCCGGGCGCCCCGCCGACGCCGCGTCCCTCTTCGACGACATGCTCGCCAACGGCGTCGCCCCCGACCGGGCCGccttctccctcctcctccacgTCTACTCCTCCCACCTCCATCTCCCCGCAGCCGCGCACTCTGTCCTCCTGTGGATGTCCGGCCTCGGCCTCCCGCCGACCCCCATCGACTACACCGACCTCATCTTCTCCTATtgccgcgccggccgcctggCCGACGCCCTCCAGCTGCTCGACGAAATGCGTGCCCTCAATTACCCACTCACACCACATACATACGCGCCAATTCTCAAGGCATTCTGCGATAATGCCGACATCCAAGGGGCAGACGCAATCATCAGCTCCATGCGTTGCTCCGGATGCCTCCCTGATGTTGTTATTTACAACATCTACATCCAGGGGCTATGTAAGATGGGGGATTTTGATGCTGTCGAGCTGGTTATTGATCAGAGTGGCCGGAATGGGTGGGTGCCAGATGCAGTCACATACAGCACATACATCGCCGGGCTTTGCCGGTTTGGATGCATCGAGGAAGCATTTCGGCTGCTGGAAATTATGGTAGCAAAGGGGCTACAGCTGACAGTAGTTGGTCTGAATATACTGTTGGACCACGTCGCACAGGATCTTGATATGTGGGCAGGCAAGGAGGTGCTGGAAAGGTGCCAAGAGCTTGGCTTTGTGGTTGATGTCGTGACATACAACACAGTCATGGATCATTTCTCCAAGAAAGGGAAGTGGCTGCGTGTCCTAAAGCTGTTCACAGATCTGCTCAAGAAACCCATAACACCCAATGTGCAGACATACAACATTTTGATTTCATGTCTGTGCCGAGCTGGCAAGTTTCAGTTTGCCAAATTTGTGTTCAGCAGCAAGGGGTTTGTGTCAGACACTGTTACTTGTAACATTCTCATCCATGAGTTCTATGAGGCTGGAAAGGAGGATGAGCTTGTGTTTTTGTTTGCTGATATGAATGCAGGGAAGATTGCCCCAGATACCATCACATACAATACACTGGTCGATTGTCTCTTCAGGTCCGGGAGGAGGTTGGAGGCTGCCAATTTTGTCAGGCATATCGATGATGGCTACCCTACAGAGCCTGTTGCTCATTTAACATATTGGTTGGTTAGGAGTGGAAATACACGTGAGGCGTTGAAGCTGTTTGATGATATCCAAATAAAAGGACTGGTTTTAGATAGTAGGATTTTTGCTAATGCGATCAAGGGTTTCTGCAGAAAGGGTCCAACAGAATGTTCAGATATGTCACAATTGTGCTCTGTATTGGATAGGATGCTTGCAATTGGATAA
- the LOC112900097 gene encoding plastid division protein CDP1, chloroplastic: MVMPTAASAAAAALHQAVSTRRLGVGNGNASAAAGGFPASCRRAAAAGLVRARVAEAAPVAVEGSRQEAPAAPMVEIPVTCYQILGVTEKAEKDEIVKAAMDLKIAGIEDGYTAEVSTFRQALLVDVRDKLLFEQDYAGSIKEKVPPRSSLHIPWSWLPAALCVLQEVGEEKLVLEIGQAALRRSDSKPYVHDILLAMALAECSIAKACFEKSKVSLGFEALARAQYLLRRKPSLEKMPLLEQIEESLEELAPACTLELLSLPQTPENSERRRGAIAALCELLRQGLDVESSCRVHDWPCFLGQAMNKLLATEIVDLLSWDTLATTRKNKRSLESQSQRVVVDFNCLYVAMLAHLAFGFSTRQTELIKKAKTICECLVASESTDLKFEESFCSYLLGEETGTAVFEKLQQLQSNGSSNSKNYGLDKKKDSSDKVTVNQSLELWLKDVALSRFADTKDCLPSLANFFGAPKRILNTSKQKLGSPRLVLLSSQPSSSVSSCNRTSGEQTPRLSPNSHLGEAVKQLAPANLGLHSSTDKQVNGSGTTSVPLKRNPGSHPLRTLELWGRTGDVMGKLAYSALLGFVVFGTLKLFRFQFGHMKYANPSRESASTLSLDEASAPEGSFITGSVRKHFENLSKLLWLSDRVYPNGEERDKYAMPNDITAVHKQKMDFQEAEALVKQWQDIKSEALGPDYQIEMLPEILDGSMLSKWQDLVLSAKDQSCYWRFVLLNLSVVRAEIILDEVGAGEAAEIDAVLEEAAELVDDSKPKKPSYYSTYEVQYILRRQNDGSWKICEAAVQDLT, from the exons ATGGTGATGCCGACGGCGGCCtctgcggccgcggcggcgctccacCAGGCTGTCTCGACGCGGCGTCTGGGAGTCGGAAACGGCAATGCGTCCGCCGCGGCGGGTGGATTCCCGGCGAGctgccggcgagcggcggctgcggggttgGTGCGTGCCAGGGTGGCGGAGGCCGCGCCGGTGGCGGTCGAGGGCAGCAGGCAGGAGGCTCCCGCTGCGCCGATGGTGGAGATCCCCGTCACTTGCTATCAG ATTCTAGGCGTTACAGAGAAGGCTGAGAAGGATGAGATTGTGAAGGCGGCAATGGATTTGAAAATTGCTGGGATAGAAGATGGTTACACAGCTGAGGTTTCCACTTTCAGACAG GCTCTTCTGGTAGATGTCAGAGATAAACTTCTATTTGAACAAGATTACGCAGGAAGCATAAAGGAAAAGGTTCCACCTAGATCCTCTCTTCATATACCTTGGAGCTGGTTGCCTGCTGCTCTGTGTGTCCTGCAGGAG GTTGGAGAAGAAAAGCTTGTCTTGGAAATCGGTCAGGCGGCTTTACGACGCTCTGATTCTAAACCTTATGTTCACGACATACTTCTTGCAATGGCATTAGCAGAA TGCTCTATAGCAAAAGCCTGCTTTGAGAAAAGTAAAGTTTCCCTTGGCTTTGAGGCTCTAGCACGTGCTCAATACCTTTTGAGGAGAAAACCATCTTTGGAGAAGATGCCGCTTCTTGAACAG ATTGAAGAATCACTTGAAGAGCTTGCACCTGCTTGCACTTTGGAGCTTTTAAGCTTGCCTCAGACACCTGAAAATTCTGAACGCAGGCGAGGTGCTATTGCAGCTCTCTGTGAATTGCTTAGACAGGGCCTTGATGTTGAATCATCTTGTAGAGTCCATGACTGGCCTTGTTTCTTGGGTCAAGCAATGAACAAATTATTAGCCACTGAAATCGTGGATCTACTTTCTTGGGACACTTTGGCTACAACTCGTAAAAATAAACGATCATTGGAGTCACAGAGCCAGCGTGTGGTAGTTGACTTCAACTGCCTCTATGTGGCAATGCTTGCTCACCTTGCATTTGGATTTTCAACCCGCCAGACTGAATTG ATCAAGAAAGCTAAAACTATCTGCGAATGTTTAGTTGCATCTGAGAGCACAGACCTAAAGTTTGAGGAATCCTTCTGCTCATATCTTCTTGGAGAG GAAACTGGCACCGCAGTTTTTGAAAAGCTTCAGCAGCTTCAGAGTAATGGAAGTTCAAATTCAAAGAATTATGGGTTAGATAAAAAGAAAGACAGCAGTGACAAGGTTACTGTCAACCAATCACTG GAACTGTGGCTGAAGGATGTGGCGCTTTCTCGTTTTGCAGATACAAAAGATTGCCTGCCATCTTTG GCCAACTTTTTTGGAGCTCCCAAACGCATCCTTAATACTTCCAAGCAGAAACTGGGATCCCCAAGATTAGTTCTTCTGAGCTCTCAGCCGTCTTCTAGCGTCTCATCATGCAACAGAACTTCAGGGGAGCAGACCCCAAGATTGAGCCCTAACAGCCATTTGGGGGAGGCTGTTAAGCAACTTGCACCTGCTAACTTGGGTCTCCATTCATCAACGGATAAGCAAGTAAATGGTTCAGGAACAACATCTGTTCCCCTAAAGCGGAATCCTGGATCCCATCCTCTCAGAACATTGGAATTATGGGGGCGAACTGGAGATGTTATGGGAAAGCTTGCCTATAGTGCACTCCTAGGCTTTGTTGTTTTTGGCACATTAAAATTGTTCAGATTCCAGTTCGGGCACATGAAATATGCCAACCCAAGTAGAGAATCTGCATCCACGTTGTCCTTGGATGAAGCATCTGCACCAGAAGGTTCTTTTATCACCGGCAGTGTCAGGAAGCATTTTGAAAATTTGTCAAAATTGCTTTGGCTGAGTGATAGGGTTTATCCAAATGGTGAAGAAAGAGATAAATACGCAATGCCTAATGATATCACTGCTGTTCACAAGCAAAAGATGGATTTTCAAGAAGCAGAAGCACTTGTAAAACAGTGGCAAGACATAAAATCTGAAGCTCTTGGCCCAGACTATCAAATTGAAATGCTCCCTGAGATTCTCGATGGTTCAATGCTATCTAAG TGGCAAGATTTAGTCTTATCGGCAAAGGACCAATCCTGCTATTGGAGATTTGTATTGTTAAATCTTAGTGTTGTTCGAGCTGAGATAATCTTGGATGAAGTTGGTGCTGGTGAAGCAGCGGAAATTGATGCCGTGCTTGAGGAAGCGGCTGAGCTTGTTGATGACTCCAAGCCCAAGAAACCCAGTTATTACAG CACATACGAAGTTCAGTACATATTGAGGAGGCAGAATGATGGATCATGGAAAATCTGCGAAGCTGCTGTCCAAGACTTGACGTGA
- the LOC112901585 gene encoding thioredoxin X, chloroplastic, with the protein MASTPSTTTSTLRSPFSSAPRGTRLPSTLRLSPAQPASAGCRAAPGRHTCPRARVRCAAAVKFIAQSEFAAEVLESELPVLVDFVADWCGPCRLISPVVDWASEEYDGRLKIVKIDHDANPQLIEEYKVFGLPTLILFKNGQEVPGSRREGAITKDKFKQYLEPLLATTVA; encoded by the exons ATGGCGTCCACGCCGAGCACCACCACGTCGACCCTCCGCTCGCCGTTCTCCTCGGCCCCCCGCGGGACCCGCCTTCCGTCCACGCTCCGTCTCTCGCCCGCCCAGCCCGCTTCTGCTGGCTGCCGCGCGGCGCCAGGCCGGCACAcgtgcccgcgcgcgcgcgttcgGTGCGCCGCGGCCGTGAAGTTCATTGCGCAGAGCGAGTTCGCGGCGGAGGTGCTGGAGTCGGAGCTGCCCGTCCTCGTTGACTTCGTCGCCGACTGGTGCGGACCGTGCCGCCTCATCTCGCCCGTCGTAGATTGGGCCTCAGAG GAATATGATGGGAGATTAAAGATTGTCAAGATTGATCATGATGCAAATCCTCAGTTGATTGAAGAGTACAAGGTTTTTGGTCTCCCAACACTCATTCTCTTCAAGAATGGGCAAGAGGTACCAGGTAGCCGAAGAGAAGGTGCAATAACAAAAGACAAGTTCAAGCAATACCTGGAGCCTCTCTTGGCGACAACTGTAGCTTAA
- the LOC112901584 gene encoding pentatricopeptide repeat-containing protein At2g13600-like has translation MPLRAPPAVPRLPSPAFVEPRRFHAATHHHHHHQEPVPVPAYTYATLLQRSAVTANPHLAAALHAALLKPGLLSSDLFLCNHLLIAYFKSRFHRHGLRLLDEMPRRNAVSWSVAIAGLTQGDKPSEALVLFRRMRLAGCPPNEFALVSALNASSFVGAAGTGSARQLYALAVRLGFEFNVFLMNAFLSAMVRHRQLADAVQLFDDARVRDIVSWNTLLAGFAHHWCVQGWILWRRMVREAVGSDGFSFSTVLSGLAASASLASGLQVHAQLVKSGFGGDVYVGNSLVEMYMKSKCLVDGTRAFTEIHCKDVVSWTEMAAGCLHCGEPAKAIGILSHMMLDGVMPNSYTFATVANVCASLTDLNEGRKVHGYVIKLGDDSDVGVNNALIDMYAKCGSVNCAYKVFRSMQQRPVVSWTAMIMGFAQNGLAREAVEVFDDMLLKGVAPNYVTLICVLYACSQGGFVDEGWIYFNAMEDKFGVQPGEDHYACMVDLLGKAGRIEEAEELISRMPFRPGVLVWQALLGACRLHGNEAAGRRAAEYALALEKDDPSTYMLLSNILADRYNWDSAGMVRGLMEDSDIMKVPGSSWFQSTPDRSRACIM, from the coding sequence ATGCCGCTGCGCGCACCGCCTGCCGTGCCGCGTCTTCCCTCTCCAGCCTTCGTGGAACCCCGGCGCTTCCACGCCGCcactcaccaccaccaccaccaccaagagCCCGTTCCTGTCCCTGCATACACCTACGCGACCCTCCTCCAGCGCAGCGCCGTCACCGCCAATcctcacctcgccgccgccctccacgCGGCGCTCCTCAAGCCGGGCCTCCTCTCCTCCGACCTCTTCCTCTGCAACCACCTCCTCATCGCCTACTTCAAGTCTCGCTTCCACCGCCACGGCCTCCGCCTGCTCGACGAAATGCCCCGTCGCAACGCTGTCTCATGGTCCGTCGCCATTGCAGGGCTCACGCAAGGAGACAAGCCCAGCGAGGCGCTTGTGCTGTTCCGGCGGATGCGTCTTGCCGGGTGCCCGCCCAACGAGTTCGCGCTGGTGAGCGCGCTCAACGCGAGCTCGTTCGTCGGTGCCGCGGGCACTGGCAGCGCGCGGCAGCTGTACGCTCTCGCCGTGCGCCTTGGCTTTGAGTTCAACGTCTTCCTGATGAACGCCTTCCTCTCTGCAATGGTTCGTCACAGGCAGCTCGCGGACGCGGTGCAGTTGTTCGATGATGCTCGTGTCCGGGACATCGTCTCTTGGAACACGCTGCTTGCGGGGTTCGCGCACCATTGGTGCGTGCAGGGGTGGATTCTGTGGCGAAGGATGGTCAGGGAAGCTGTTGGCTCCGACGGTTTCTCATTCAGCACCGTGCTTTCAGGACTGGCAGCAAGTGCAAGCTTGGCAAGCGGCTTGCAAGTTCATGCACAGCTCGTCAAGAGTGGCTTTGGTGGCGATGTCTATGTGGGGAACTCTTTGGTGGAGATGTATATGAAGAGCAAGTGCCTAGTTGACGGCACCAGAGCGTTCACAGAGATTCACTGCAAAGATGTTGTGTCATGGACAGAGATGGCCGCTGGCTGCCTACACTGTGGTGAGCCTGCTAAGGCAATTGGTATTCTCAGTCACATGATGCTGGATGGAGTTATGCCTAACAGTTACACATTTGCAACTGTGGCTAATGTTTGCGCAAGTCTCACCGATCTGAATGAAGGAAGGAAAGTTCATGGATACGTGATCAAGCTAGGAGATGACTCAGATGTTGGCGTCAACAATGCACTCATCGACATGTATGCGAAGTGCGGGTCAGTGAACTGTGCTTACAAGGTGTTCCGGTCGATGCAACAGCGGCCGGTTGTCTCCTGGACAGCGATGATCATGGGTTTTGCGCAGAACGGTCTAGCTCGCGAGGCTGTGGAGGTGTTCGACGACATGCTGTTGAAAGGCGTGGCACCCAACTATGTCACATTAATCTGTGTTCTGTACGCTTGCAGCCAAGGTGGGTTTGTGGATGAAGGTTGGATATACTTCAACGCCATGGAGgataagtttggtgttcagccTGGCGAGGACCACTATGCCTGCATGGTCGATCTCCTCGGAAAAGCAGGCCGTATCGAGGAGGCTGAAGAGCTGATATCAAGGATGCCATTCCGGCCAGGGGTTCTGGTCTGGCAGGCATTGCTTGGTGCCTGCCGTCTTCATGGCAACGAGGCTGCAGGCAGGCGAGCTGCAGAGTATGCACTTGCGCTCGAAAAGGATGATCCATCGACATACATGTTACTATCCAACATACTTGCCGACCGGTACAATTGGGACAGTGCAGGGATGGTGAGAGGACTCATGGAAGATTCAGACATCATGAAGGTGCCTGGATCTTCATGGTTTCAGTCCACGCCTGACAGAAGCCGAGCTTGTATCATGTAA